The following proteins are encoded in a genomic region of Pyramidobacter porci:
- a CDS encoding amidohydrolase, whose translation MKRFALVNGKIYVERGRFAQALYAEDGVIRLVGHDDEIRSAAGRGAEIFDCEGRTVIPGLNDSHMHLLGVGMEMSQLRLNGARSVGEIVARGRRFLAEHPELCRHGVAGIGWNQDLFDEGEQRLPDRHDLDQISTDVPVIVERVCRHIAAVNTRAIEMLGLGKNSPQYENGEFELEADGFPSGVFKEQAVARASRLIPPKSAAEYEDMFVKAAAYAVAHGLTSVQSNDAGFVPVPVDALMEIVARAHAGGRTALRYRHQTTFRSVGDFEDFLRGGAREKYHDPAAHVEIGPLKLFKDGSLGGRSAQMCRDYRDDPGNRGVETLSNEEMDRFCRAARDAGVQVITHAIGDRAVADTVACYERVMDGGKNPLRHIVNHCQITDRPLLERIAADGLCVAYQPIFLDYDMHIVESRCGAELAGTSYAFGTAAALGIPVGYGTDAPVEDCSPFPCIGAAVTRMDHLGQPEGGWFPQEKVDVETAIDAYTAGSAFLEFHERDKGRLKPGFVADLAVLDRDIFTCPPARIREILPVATVIGGEIVYRR comes from the coding sequence ATGAAAAGATTCGCTCTTGTCAACGGAAAAATCTACGTAGAGCGCGGCCGCTTCGCGCAGGCTCTCTACGCCGAAGACGGCGTGATCCGTCTCGTCGGACACGACGACGAGATCAGATCGGCCGCCGGGCGCGGCGCCGAAATCTTCGACTGTGAAGGCCGCACGGTGATCCCCGGCCTCAACGACAGCCACATGCACCTGCTCGGCGTCGGCATGGAGATGTCGCAGCTGCGGCTGAACGGCGCACGCTCCGTCGGCGAGATCGTCGCGCGCGGCCGGCGCTTCCTCGCCGAGCATCCCGAGCTGTGCCGCCACGGCGTCGCCGGCATCGGCTGGAATCAGGATCTCTTCGACGAAGGAGAACAGCGCCTGCCCGACCGCCACGACCTCGACCAAATCTCCACCGACGTCCCCGTGATCGTCGAGCGCGTCTGCCGCCACATCGCCGCCGTCAACACTAGGGCCATCGAGATGCTCGGCCTCGGCAAAAATTCGCCCCAGTACGAAAACGGCGAGTTCGAGCTGGAAGCCGACGGATTCCCCAGCGGCGTCTTCAAGGAACAGGCCGTCGCCCGCGCCAGCCGGCTGATCCCGCCCAAGTCGGCGGCCGAATACGAAGACATGTTCGTCAAAGCCGCCGCTTACGCCGTCGCCCACGGGCTGACCAGCGTGCAGTCGAACGACGCCGGCTTCGTCCCCGTCCCCGTCGATGCGCTGATGGAGATCGTCGCTCGTGCCCACGCCGGCGGCCGCACGGCGCTGCGTTACCGCCACCAAACGACCTTCCGCAGCGTCGGCGATTTCGAAGACTTTCTGCGCGGCGGCGCGCGCGAAAAATATCACGACCCCGCCGCCCACGTGGAGATCGGTCCGCTCAAGCTCTTCAAGGACGGATCGCTGGGCGGCCGCAGCGCCCAAATGTGCCGCGATTACCGCGACGATCCCGGTAACCGCGGCGTGGAAACGCTCTCCAACGAGGAGATGGACCGTTTCTGCCGGGCTGCCCGCGACGCCGGCGTGCAGGTCATCACCCACGCCATCGGCGACCGGGCCGTCGCCGACACGGTCGCCTGCTACGAGCGCGTCATGGACGGCGGGAAAAATCCGCTGCGCCACATCGTCAACCACTGCCAGATCACCGACCGTCCCCTGCTCGAACGCATCGCCGCGGACGGACTCTGCGTCGCCTATCAGCCGATCTTCCTCGATTACGACATGCACATCGTCGAGTCCCGCTGCGGCGCGGAACTGGCAGGCACGTCCTACGCCTTCGGCACGGCCGCCGCGCTCGGCATACCCGTCGGCTACGGCACCGACGCGCCGGTCGAAGACTGCAGCCCGTTTCCCTGCATCGGCGCCGCCGTCACCCGCATGGACCACCTCGGCCAACCCGAGGGCGGCTGGTTTCCGCAGGAGAAAGTCGACGTCGAGACGGCGATCGACGCCTACACGGCCGGCAGCGCCTTCCTGGAATTCCACGAGCGCGACAAGGGGCGCCTCAAGCCCGGCTTCGTCGCCGATCTGGCCGTGCTCGACCGCGACATCTTCACCTGCCCGCCCGCGCGGATCCGCGAGATCCTGCCCGTGGCGACCGTGATCGGCGGCGAGATCGTCTACCGCCGCTAG
- a CDS encoding sulfite exporter TauE/SafE family protein, whose protein sequence is MNVLTLTLLMSSAAAGGIINTVCGFGLGAVAMSVWPYLMPYMQSVSVVTLCGLTIDLLLLCNTYRFISWKKLTPCLICGMLFSSLSVYLSVGAAEKALVRSLGVILIALGIYSVFFSGRIRIKASPFNGCIAGTLAGAFSGLFSVGGPPVAIYLLAGTDSNSEYRATLNAYFCFINVSTTWARWRNGIITAQVLQVWLLLAGAVGLSIFVGNKVFYKLNGAKLRKIVYAYLIFSGTLLLFR, encoded by the coding sequence ATGAATGTCCTCACCCTCACGCTCCTGATGAGCTCCGCGGCCGCCGGCGGGATCATCAACACCGTCTGCGGCTTCGGGCTCGGCGCCGTGGCCATGTCGGTCTGGCCTTACCTGATGCCCTACATGCAGTCCGTATCGGTGGTCACTCTCTGCGGGCTGACGATCGATCTGCTGCTGCTGTGCAACACGTACCGCTTCATCAGCTGGAAAAAGCTGACGCCGTGCCTGATCTGCGGGATGCTCTTTTCCAGCCTGTCGGTTTATCTTTCCGTCGGAGCCGCCGAAAAGGCGCTCGTGCGCTCGTTGGGAGTCATACTCATCGCTCTGGGGATCTATTCGGTGTTCTTCAGCGGACGGATCCGCATCAAGGCGTCGCCGTTCAACGGCTGTATCGCCGGCACGCTGGCCGGCGCTTTTTCGGGGCTCTTCTCCGTCGGCGGACCGCCGGTGGCCATATACCTCCTCGCGGGGACCGATTCCAACAGCGAATACCGCGCCACGCTGAACGCTTACTTCTGTTTCATCAACGTCAGCACCACCTGGGCGCGCTGGCGCAACGGCATCATCACGGCGCAGGTGCTGCAGGTCTGGCTGCTGCTGGCCGGCGCCGTCGGCCTGAGCATTTTCGTCGGCAACAAAGTCTTCTATAAACTCAACGGGGCGAAGCTGCGCAAAATAGTTTACGCTTACCTGATTTTCTCCGGCACGCTGCTGCTCTTCCGCTGA
- a CDS encoding sulfite exporter TauE/SafE family protein — protein MPPLTFTAAFSVSLVGAVIQAVCGFGYGPVNMSLLPYLFPYAQAVALSGLCGSTTSVLVLASSFRHIRWKTLLPCVVTAMIFAPLSVRLSVGAADKIMVHSLGAMLIALGIYSIFFSDRIRIKPTLFNGAAVGTLAGVLSGLFAVGGPPIALYMLAATDTNDAYRATLSAQFCITACVTTFARWRSGAFTAATIHVYVLMLASLLIGAWIGGKIFHRLDPKRLRLLVYGYLVLSGLLMLFK, from the coding sequence ATGCCGCCTCTTACTTTCACTGCAGCCTTCTCGGTCAGCCTGGTCGGCGCGGTCATTCAGGCTGTCTGCGGTTTCGGTTATGGCCCGGTGAACATGTCGCTGCTGCCCTATCTTTTTCCCTATGCGCAGGCGGTCGCCCTCTCCGGCCTGTGCGGGTCGACGACCTCCGTTCTCGTGCTCGCTTCCAGTTTCAGACACATCCGCTGGAAGACTCTGCTGCCCTGCGTCGTCACGGCGATGATTTTCGCGCCGCTGTCGGTGCGGCTGTCCGTCGGCGCCGCCGACAAAATCATGGTCCACAGTCTTGGCGCGATGCTGATCGCGCTGGGGATCTATTCGATTTTTTTCAGCGACCGCATCCGCATCAAGCCGACATTGTTCAACGGCGCCGCCGTCGGCACGCTGGCCGGCGTCCTCTCCGGGCTTTTCGCCGTCGGCGGGCCGCCCATCGCCCTCTACATGCTGGCCGCCACCGACACCAACGATGCCTACCGCGCCACGCTGAGCGCCCAGTTCTGCATCACCGCCTGCGTCACCACGTTCGCGCGCTGGCGCAGCGGCGCCTTTACCGCCGCGACGATCCACGTCTACGTCCTCATGCTCGCCTCGCTGCTGATCGGCGCCTGGATCGGCGGCAAAATTTTCCATCGTCTCGATCCCAAGCGTCTGCGCCTGCTCGTCTACGGCTATCTGGTCCTCTCCGGGCTCCTGATGCTCTTCAAATAA
- a CDS encoding M20 metallopeptidase family protein has product MKTILDEAKELGSQIVAWRRELHQIPELGLETPKTEAYICKTLDSLGVPYRKGVGGHGVVALIEGRPGKCFTWRADCDGLPIVEQTPVDYASKNGCMHACGHDAHTAMALGAASLLMKRKDELAGTVKILFQPGEETGNGANAMIADGCLENPHTDFIVGLHAGSIAPHDWPAGTFGYYPGAFMSFLDSWQCTITGKGGHGAFPSLAVDPVLIAARVIDAWQSLVSREQSATKPMVLSVCKVRTPGAAFNIIPETCVMNGTARALSEEERCRIEARMRKMAELIAEASGAAAELVWTRGAANLVNDPAATEEVVAIGRELFGDEAFLRVPLPTTGGEDFAGYLLKGPGTFLLMYTPSPHGPTPQHSPRFEIDDGILWRGAAMAAGSAMTWLARHGR; this is encoded by the coding sequence ATGAAAACGATCCTCGACGAAGCGAAAGAGCTCGGTTCCCAGATCGTGGCCTGGCGGCGCGAGCTGCACCAAATTCCCGAGCTGGGGCTGGAAACTCCCAAGACCGAAGCCTACATCTGCAAAACCCTCGACTCGCTCGGCGTGCCCTACCGCAAGGGCGTGGGCGGCCACGGCGTGGTCGCCCTGATCGAAGGACGTCCCGGCAAGTGCTTCACCTGGCGCGCCGACTGCGACGGCCTGCCCATCGTGGAGCAGACGCCGGTGGACTACGCCTCGAAGAACGGCTGCATGCACGCCTGCGGCCACGACGCGCACACCGCCATGGCGCTGGGCGCGGCGTCCCTGCTGATGAAACGCAAAGATGAGCTGGCCGGCACGGTGAAGATCCTCTTCCAGCCCGGCGAGGAGACCGGCAACGGCGCCAACGCCATGATCGCCGACGGCTGCCTCGAGAATCCCCACACCGATTTCATCGTCGGCCTTCATGCCGGTTCGATCGCGCCGCACGACTGGCCGGCGGGCACGTTCGGCTATTATCCCGGCGCGTTCATGTCCTTCCTCGACAGCTGGCAGTGCACCATCACCGGCAAGGGAGGGCACGGCGCGTTCCCGTCGCTGGCCGTCGATCCCGTGCTGATCGCTGCGCGCGTCATCGACGCCTGGCAGAGCCTCGTCAGCCGCGAGCAGAGCGCCACGAAGCCGATGGTCCTGTCGGTCTGCAAGGTGCGCACGCCGGGCGCGGCTTTCAACATCATCCCCGAGACCTGCGTGATGAACGGCACGGCCCGCGCCCTCTCCGAGGAGGAACGCTGCCGCATCGAGGCACGCATGAGGAAAATGGCGGAGCTGATCGCCGAAGCGTCGGGCGCCGCGGCCGAGCTGGTGTGGACGCGCGGCGCCGCCAACCTCGTCAACGATCCGGCGGCGACCGAAGAAGTCGTCGCCATCGGGCGCGAACTCTTCGGCGACGAAGCCTTCCTGCGCGTGCCGCTGCCCACCACGGGCGGCGAGGATTTCGCCGGTTATCTGCTCAAAGGTCCCGGCACCTTCCTGCTCATGTACACGCCCTCGCCCCACGGCCCCACGCCGCAGCACAGCCCGCGCTTCGAGATCGACGACGGCATCCTCTGGCGCGGCGCGGCCATGGCTGCCGGCAGCGCGATGACGTGGCTGGCGCGCCACGGCCGCTGA
- a CDS encoding M20 metallopeptidase family protein: MDTVLNEAQALQERIRGWRRELHAFPEVGLETPRTEEYLCRQLDAMGAEYRRGVGGHGVAAVVRGELPGRCLMFRCDCDGLPIREESGESFSSQNENMHACGHDAHSAMGLGAVKLLLARRRELKGAVKVLFQPAEEIGAGARAMMADGCLEDPTPDAAFALHVSMGSGENRKAGSFHFIKGAALACMDKFEIDLTGKGSHGAIPELSCDPVVAAGRIVTGLQTIVSRNVCPMCPSVVSVCQFEAGETANVIPETARLVGTARTLWPQTRDLIERRLGEIARLTAESVGVRADVKYTRGAPPLLNDEKVLGAAQKTAAELFGDGEALFVSEPMLAGDDFAFYTEHVPGAMAFLVAPPPDGPAYNMHNCHFRIDDRWLWRGAALFAALAFDWLAKEGE; the protein is encoded by the coding sequence ATGGACACTGTTTTGAACGAAGCTCAGGCGCTCCAGGAACGGATCCGCGGCTGGCGGCGCGAGCTTCACGCCTTTCCCGAGGTCGGGCTGGAGACGCCGCGGACCGAGGAGTATCTGTGCCGCCAGCTCGACGCCATGGGAGCCGAATACCGCCGCGGCGTGGGCGGGCACGGCGTCGCCGCCGTCGTCAGAGGAGAACTGCCGGGCCGCTGCCTGATGTTCCGCTGCGACTGCGACGGTCTGCCGATCCGCGAGGAATCGGGCGAATCGTTCTCGTCGCAGAACGAGAACATGCACGCCTGCGGGCACGACGCCCACAGCGCCATGGGGCTGGGAGCCGTCAAGCTGCTGCTGGCGCGCCGGCGCGAACTGAAAGGCGCGGTCAAGGTGCTGTTCCAGCCCGCCGAGGAGATCGGCGCGGGCGCGCGGGCGATGATGGCCGACGGCTGCCTCGAAGATCCGACGCCCGACGCGGCGTTTGCGCTCCACGTGTCGATGGGATCGGGCGAAAACAGAAAAGCCGGTTCTTTCCACTTCATCAAGGGCGCGGCGCTGGCCTGCATGGACAAGTTCGAGATCGATCTGACGGGCAAGGGCAGCCACGGCGCGATCCCGGAACTGTCGTGCGATCCCGTCGTGGCGGCGGGACGGATCGTCACCGGACTGCAGACCATCGTCAGCCGCAACGTCTGCCCGATGTGCCCCTCGGTCGTGTCCGTGTGCCAGTTCGAGGCCGGCGAGACCGCCAACGTCATTCCCGAGACGGCCCGTCTGGTGGGCACGGCGCGCACGCTGTGGCCGCAGACGCGCGACCTGATCGAGCGGCGCCTGGGCGAGATCGCCCGCCTGACGGCGGAAAGCGTGGGCGTGAGAGCCGACGTGAAATACACGCGCGGCGCGCCGCCGCTGCTGAACGACGAAAAGGTGCTTGGCGCGGCGCAGAAGACGGCCGCGGAACTGTTCGGCGACGGAGAGGCGCTGTTCGTGAGCGAGCCGATGCTGGCCGGCGACGACTTCGCCTTTTACACGGAGCATGTTCCCGGCGCCATGGCGTTCCTTGTCGCGCCGCCGCCCGACGGGCCCGCGTACAACATGCACAACTGCCATTTCCGCATCGACGACCGCTGGCTGTGGCGCGGCGCGGCGCTGTTCGCGGCGCTGGCGTTCGACTGGCTCGCGAAGGAGGGCGAATAA
- a CDS encoding DUF5058 family protein, producing MPQEVFRVANNAVVWFLCFIVVAVALIQSLLYIRLSLKAADAIGFERRNVYKGLWTGAVSSVGPSFAVFLVMVGLISAVGAPIAWLRCSIIGSAPIEMTGAMLGAQAYGVELNSPQYDLNALAASWWTMSVNGIGWLIVAAVLTPHLEKVRAKFGGGDARWLVLIAVAATTGCYGYLSADTIGKALRNYRKALAAGGSGMTPLQPMIATIAAGIAMAVLIRASKKRPKLREYNLGLAMLAGMIVAAFF from the coding sequence ATGCCGCAGGAAGTTTTTCGAGTTGCGAACAACGCGGTGGTATGGTTTTTGTGCTTTATCGTCGTGGCGGTGGCGCTGATCCAGTCGCTGCTCTACATCCGTCTGTCGCTGAAGGCCGCGGATGCGATCGGCTTCGAACGACGCAACGTGTACAAGGGCTTGTGGACGGGGGCGGTCTCTTCGGTGGGGCCGTCGTTCGCGGTGTTCCTCGTCATGGTCGGCCTGATCAGCGCGGTGGGCGCGCCGATCGCGTGGCTGCGCTGCTCGATCATCGGCTCGGCGCCGATCGAGATGACGGGAGCGATGCTGGGGGCCCAGGCGTACGGCGTGGAGCTCAACTCGCCCCAGTACGATCTGAACGCGCTGGCCGCCTCGTGGTGGACGATGTCCGTCAACGGCATCGGCTGGCTGATCGTGGCCGCGGTGCTGACGCCCCATCTGGAAAAGGTGCGCGCCAAGTTCGGCGGCGGCGACGCCCGCTGGCTGGTGCTCATCGCCGTGGCGGCGACGACGGGCTGCTACGGCTATCTCAGCGCCGACACGATCGGCAAGGCGCTGCGCAATTACCGCAAGGCGCTCGCCGCGGGCGGCTCGGGCATGACGCCGCTGCAGCCGATGATCGCCACGATCGCGGCCGGTATCGCCATGGCGGTCCTGATCCGCGCCTCGAAAAAACGTCCCAAGCTGCGCGAGTACAATCTGGGCCTGGCCATGCTGGCCGGCATGATCGTGGCCGCGTTCTTTTGA
- a CDS encoding PucR family transcriptional regulator, which yields MAVTVRDILNMPEFKGFCLLAGSGGLGREVLRTTVGDAPDCYKWSQGGEFVITSGYPFRDLEGMERLIRGCCESGNAALGIKLGRYVGELPRGALDLADALGFPLISIPPEMPFAEILHPVQSRVISDQAHLLRYSGTVQKAFFDLNVQCASLEDLLETLRSFTHLNLALRCTESSFDRVCADEGDFKEVLASLPFSEVLKRYPWEKISLCGENVSAWLVFDASPERLREPWNEIPITQAKGALLLFFQRWSSGAQVERRYRNEFVMDILMNNLRLKDEVWNRARSFGWDLDGAKKVVVCDIDDYKDRLTRAMAAGQGPAAMEESKARIFAVCREFIGRMGKRVPFAEMSDSAAFILASEGLFEEEQRRLESALTPMMKQIVEQTGFSVTVGVSGRCGDVFLCWKGYNQARTALELTRRTAGGNRIAWWNRMGAPRVLCTTLQNPAAREFVEARLGALLRFDAAKREEPLLRTLEAMIACNWSVKKSAAALGLHYNTLKYRWGKICSLLSDDFSDSESRFCVELALKLKQIDEFEGESLS from the coding sequence ATGGCTGTAACCGTGCGGGACATTCTCAACATGCCCGAGTTCAAGGGCTTTTGTCTGCTGGCCGGATCCGGCGGGCTGGGGCGCGAGGTGCTGCGCACGACGGTGGGCGATGCGCCGGACTGTTACAAATGGTCGCAGGGCGGCGAGTTCGTGATCACCTCGGGGTACCCGTTCCGCGACTTGGAAGGCATGGAACGGCTGATCCGCGGCTGCTGCGAGTCGGGAAACGCCGCTTTGGGAATCAAGCTGGGGCGCTACGTCGGCGAGCTGCCGCGGGGGGCTCTCGATCTGGCGGACGCGCTCGGCTTCCCGCTGATCTCCATCCCGCCGGAGATGCCGTTCGCCGAGATCCTTCATCCCGTGCAGTCGCGCGTGATCAGCGATCAGGCCCATCTGCTCCGCTATTCGGGGACGGTGCAGAAGGCTTTTTTCGACCTGAACGTGCAGTGCGCGAGTCTCGAAGATCTGCTGGAAACGCTGCGCAGCTTCACCCATCTCAATCTGGCGCTGCGCTGCACCGAAAGTTCCTTCGACCGCGTCTGCGCCGACGAAGGCGATTTCAAAGAGGTACTGGCGTCGCTGCCGTTTTCGGAGGTACTGAAGCGTTATCCGTGGGAGAAAATCTCCCTCTGCGGCGAGAACGTTTCCGCCTGGCTCGTTTTCGACGCCTCTCCCGAGCGGCTGCGCGAGCCGTGGAACGAGATCCCCATCACCCAGGCCAAGGGCGCGCTGCTGCTGTTTTTCCAGCGCTGGAGCTCGGGCGCTCAGGTGGAGCGGCGTTACCGCAACGAATTCGTCATGGACATCCTCATGAACAACCTGCGCCTCAAGGACGAGGTCTGGAACCGCGCCCGTTCGTTCGGCTGGGATCTGGACGGCGCCAAGAAGGTCGTGGTCTGCGACATCGACGATTACAAGGACCGACTCACCCGAGCCATGGCCGCCGGGCAGGGCCCCGCGGCCATGGAAGAGTCGAAGGCGCGTATTTTCGCCGTCTGCCGCGAGTTCATCGGCCGCATGGGCAAACGCGTCCCGTTTGCCGAGATGAGCGATTCGGCGGCGTTCATCCTCGCCTCCGAAGGGCTGTTCGAGGAGGAGCAGCGCCGGCTCGAGAGCGCGCTTACGCCGATGATGAAACAGATCGTCGAACAGACGGGCTTTTCCGTCACGGTAGGCGTCAGCGGCCGCTGCGGCGACGTGTTTCTCTGCTGGAAGGGCTACAATCAGGCGCGCACGGCGCTGGAACTGACGCGGCGGACGGCGGGCGGCAACCGCATCGCCTGGTGGAACCGCATGGGCGCGCCGCGCGTGCTTTGTACGACGCTTCAGAATCCGGCGGCGCGTGAGTTCGTCGAAGCCCGGCTGGGGGCGCTGCTCCGTTTCGACGCGGCGAAACGGGAAGAGCCGCTGCTGCGCACGCTGGAGGCGATGATCGCCTGCAACTGGAGCGTGAAAAAGAGCGCGGCGGCTCTGGGGCTTCATTACAACACGCTCAAGTACCGCTGGGGAAAGATCTGTTCGCTGCTGAGCGACGATTTTTCCGACAGCGAAAGCCGTTTCTGCGTGGAACTGGCGCTCAAACTGAAACAAATAGACGAATTCGAAGGCGAATCTTTGTCTTGA
- a CDS encoding lactate racemase domain-containing protein, with product MKTYEVKMGRGVQRWQSPYDYIVPQPRGRGLCGASCSVEEALDRPIGSPALEELAKGARRIAIVVPDVTRGWCRAPEMSAAVRKRLAVNKSAAVTWIVATGQHRAVEERDKDLVFGGAMMPGDRWLSHNCEEVVDTGLVTPLGTPVTLDPAFAAADLAVLVGGITFHDMAGFSGGRKMIMPGVSGRRSIVKNHNHCLKDGGLNPATDSGLLEHNPMAQDQRAYADLALRGKKCFILNTIADSVGEPAAWVAGDIWQAWETGCEASRSFASLWIPRRAARAVSSCGGFPLDLDLYQATKALFSPLSALEPKAPIVLVADLEDSLGPGDFEASLRSSLRDAPAFVRHMETAFTIPGYIALRTVLEMRGRPAALVTSRENVPFPGPVFRDMQSAERWLQEQSETGGLSVLVPSGNAVHVLAAE from the coding sequence ATGAAAACTTACGAGGTGAAGATGGGCCGCGGCGTGCAGCGCTGGCAGAGCCCGTATGACTATATCGTCCCGCAGCCGCGCGGCCGCGGCCTGTGCGGCGCGTCGTGCTCCGTCGAGGAGGCGCTTGACCGCCCCATCGGTTCTCCCGCGCTGGAAGAACTGGCGAAGGGCGCCCGCCGCATCGCCATCGTCGTGCCCGACGTCACGCGCGGCTGGTGCCGCGCCCCCGAGATGAGCGCGGCGGTCAGAAAGCGCCTTGCCGTCAACAAATCGGCCGCAGTGACGTGGATCGTTGCCACGGGGCAGCACCGCGCCGTGGAAGAGCGGGATAAAGATCTGGTCTTCGGCGGCGCGATGATGCCCGGCGACCGCTGGCTCAGCCACAACTGCGAAGAAGTCGTGGACACAGGTCTGGTCACGCCGCTGGGCACGCCGGTCACGCTCGATCCGGCCTTCGCCGCCGCCGATCTGGCGGTGCTGGTGGGCGGCATCACGTTCCACGACATGGCCGGCTTTTCGGGCGGGCGCAAGATGATCATGCCCGGCGTTTCCGGACGCCGTTCGATCGTCAAAAATCACAACCACTGCCTCAAAGACGGCGGACTGAATCCCGCCACCGACAGCGGCCTGCTGGAGCACAATCCGATGGCGCAGGACCAGCGCGCTTACGCCGATCTGGCGCTGCGCGGCAAAAAGTGCTTCATCCTCAACACGATCGCCGACAGCGTGGGAGAGCCGGCGGCGTGGGTGGCGGGCGACATCTGGCAGGCGTGGGAGACGGGCTGCGAAGCGAGCCGCTCCTTCGCCTCGCTGTGGATCCCGCGCCGGGCGGCACGCGCCGTCTCCTCCTGCGGCGGCTTCCCTCTGGACCTCGATCTCTATCAGGCCACCAAGGCGCTGTTTTCTCCGTTGTCGGCCCTGGAACCGAAGGCGCCGATCGTGCTGGTCGCCGATCTGGAAGACAGCCTCGGCCCCGGCGATTTCGAGGCGTCGCTGCGCAGTTCGCTGCGCGACGCGCCGGCCTTTGTGCGCCACATGGAAACGGCGTTCACGATCCCCGGCTATATCGCCCTGCGCACCGTGCTGGAAATGCGGGGGCGCCCCGCGGCTCTGGTCACTTCGCGCGAGAACGTGCCTTTCCCCGGGCCGGTTTTCCGCGACATGCAGTCGGCCGAGAGATGGCTGCAGGAACAGTCGGAAACGGGCGGTCTGTCGGTTTTGGTCCCCAGCGGCAACGCCGTCCACGTCCTCGCCGCGGAATAA
- a CDS encoding aminotransferase class I/II-fold pyridoxal phosphate-dependent enzyme: MEYRITRTVRNQARVSYALGAETPPCEVDCGEGVNVELASPAARRAFAALDFAMCAPYPHANELKEAIAAYWKGYAALKNENIVLTEGSVSGLYLVNRLFLEPGERVLGGASLFFEYGADVRLHDAFFETVPLKTEENYRFSAARFAAALSPRFKLAAFDNPNNPTGQAIPPAALEEILAAAREANVCVLVDEAYGDYVPRGRSAVSLFDAYDNLIIARSFSKGFGLAGLRAGYLLLPPELAAAANNLSNPYAVSSLSRRVAAAALSEPKFLDELRARTAAAKKSLMRPWRHLSFAHTTDSVAICMIVHDDAGVDLAREFARRGVRVVSCEGFAGRNAARLRVPIGLRLEKVLTAMERIDAEQ; encoded by the coding sequence ATGGAATATCGCATCACCCGCACTGTCAGAAACCAGGCCCGCGTCAGCTACGCGCTCGGGGCGGAAACGCCGCCCTGCGAGGTGGACTGCGGCGAAGGCGTTAACGTCGAACTGGCCTCGCCGGCGGCGCGTCGGGCCTTCGCGGCGCTCGATTTCGCCATGTGCGCGCCGTATCCCCACGCCAACGAACTGAAGGAGGCGATCGCCGCTTATTGGAAGGGGTATGCCGCGTTGAAAAACGAAAACATCGTCCTCACCGAAGGCTCCGTCAGCGGCCTGTATCTCGTCAACCGGCTGTTTCTGGAACCGGGCGAGCGCGTGCTGGGCGGCGCTTCGCTGTTTTTCGAGTACGGCGCCGATGTGCGTCTGCACGACGCCTTTTTCGAAACGGTGCCGCTGAAAACGGAAGAGAATTACCGTTTCAGCGCCGCGCGTTTTGCGGCAGCGCTGTCGCCGCGCTTCAAGCTGGCGGCGTTCGACAATCCCAACAATCCGACGGGGCAGGCGATCCCGCCCGCCGCGCTCGAAGAGATCCTCGCCGCGGCGCGGGAGGCGAACGTCTGCGTGCTCGTCGACGAAGCCTACGGCGATTACGTGCCGCGCGGGCGTTCGGCCGTGAGCCTGTTCGACGCGTACGACAACCTGATCATCGCCCGTTCCTTCTCCAAGGGATTCGGGCTGGCGGGACTGCGCGCCGGCTATCTGCTCCTGCCTCCCGAGCTGGCCGCGGCGGCGAACAATCTTTCCAATCCCTATGCCGTGTCGTCGCTCTCGCGCCGCGTGGCCGCCGCCGCGTTGAGCGAACCGAAGTTTCTGGACGAACTGCGCGCCCGCACCGCCGCTGCGAAAAAAAGCCTGATGCGGCCGTGGCGGCATCTTTCTTTCGCGCATACGACCGACAGCGTGGCGATCTGCATGATCGTTCACGACGATGCCGGCGTCGACCTGGCGCGCGAGTTCGCCCGCCGCGGCGTGCGTGTCGTCTCCTGCGAAGGCTTTGCGGGGCGCAACGCGGCGCGCCTGCGCGTGCCCATCGGGCTTCGCCTCGAAAAAGTTCTGACAGCCATGGAACGGATCGACGCGGAGCAATAG